In a single window of the Ignisphaera sp. genome:
- the larE gene encoding ATP-dependent sacrificial sulfur transferase LarE codes for MSIEKSIEKLLTWFKNVEKPVVVAFSGGVDSSVVLAVACRAIECENVFAVTAVSPIRFEEDLEWAKKVAQQLGAKHIILETDELSIPGFATNPPNRCYICKKNLASKLVELAKKLNAKTIVDGSNISDLNSYRPGIQAFREAGIRSPLAELEIRKDVVRAIAKHLGLPNWSKPSNTCIATRIPYGEAITLDKLRRIALAEKIVREITSVEVIRVRDHGYIARIEVDPRERRKFFDEDILDRIVAELKKLGYKYVTLDLQGYRSGSLDELITRSE; via the coding sequence ATGAGTATCGAGAAAAGCATTGAGAAGCTTTTAACGTGGTTTAAAAATGTTGAGAAGCCTGTTGTCGTAGCCTTTTCTGGAGGTGTTGACAGTAGTGTTGTGTTGGCTGTTGCCTGCAGGGCTATAGAATGTGAAAATGTGTTTGCAGTTACAGCCGTATCGCCCATAAGATTTGAGGAGGATTTGGAGTGGGCTAAGAAGGTGGCTCAGCAGCTTGGCGCAAAGCACATTATTCTAGAAACCGATGAGCTGTCCATTCCAGGTTTTGCTACTAACCCACCCAATAGATGTTATATATGCAAAAAGAATTTGGCCAGCAAATTAGTTGAACTAGCTAAGAAATTAAATGCCAAGACGATTGTTGATGGATCGAACATCTCAGATCTCAACAGTTATAGACCCGGCATACAGGCTTTTCGGGAAGCTGGAATTAGAAGCCCGTTGGCAGAGCTTGAAATTAGAAAAGATGTCGTGAGAGCCATTGCCAAGCATTTGGGGTTGCCAAACTGGAGCAAACCGTCAAACACATGTATAGCAACTAGGATCCCATATGGAGAGGCCATAACACTGGATAAGCTAAGGAGAATAGCACTTGCAGAAAAGATTGTTAGGGAAATCACAAGCGTTGAAGTCATTCGGGTTAGAGATCATGGCTACATAGCTAGGATAGAGGTCGACCCTAGGGAGAGAAGAAAGTTCTTCGACGAAGACATATTGGATAGAATTGTCGCAGAGCTCAAGAAGCTTGGATACAAATATGTGACTCTAGATCTTCAAGGCTACAGAAGTGGAAGTCTTGATGAGTTGATAACAAGGAGTGAATAG
- a CDS encoding CBS domain-containing protein, translating to MSVKDIMKTEVITANAEASIRDVARIMSEKNIGSILIVDNSNRIIGIFTERDLVRVVALGIDLNTPIKNVMTTNVISAYLSDSIATIAIKMLEKGIRHMPVVDEHNRVVGVVSIRDVLRAYAAGCEFP from the coding sequence ATGAGTGTAAAAGACATTATGAAAACTGAAGTTATTACGGCAAACGCTGAAGCAAGTATAAGGGATGTAGCAAGGATTATGAGCGAGAAAAATATAGGTAGTATACTGATTGTAGATAACAGCAATAGGATTATTGGAATATTTACAGAAAGAGATCTTGTGAGGGTAGTGGCTCTAGGCATAGACCTAAATACGCCGATAAAGAATGTTATGACAACAAATGTCATTTCAGCATATCTGAGTGACAGTATTGCAACAATAGCGATAAAAATGCTTGAGAAAGGCATTCGACACATGCCAGTGGTAGATGAGCATAATAGGGTGGTGGGCGTAGTTAGCATAAGAGATGTATTAAGAGCTTACGCAGCAGGATGCGAATTTCCATAA
- a CDS encoding radical SAM protein, translating to MVNEVLDSKRSSRRSGIGALLAGVRLLFNNPIARAILKAATVESCCTYGDICISASVIYHALSMYAGESVLCPVVTRLMGTIIDSIIDVGIKLLSGREEEVIEALKDPAIRRGVATVLKGLGLYGVTVPQKLPAPFMIVWNFTNMCNLKCKHCYQRADKPLPNELSLKEKLMVVDQLDRAGVAAIALSGGEPTIHPHFYIVLHEIASRGMYTAVATNGWVFADMEKIEKAKKLGLRYVEVSVDSANPVKHDEFRGVRGSWERAVKALENAVKLGLNHAMAVTITKMNIDEVDDILDLAESIGVKRVVFFNFVPTGRGEENRYLDLDPIEREEFLRTIYREMGRRKLEILSTAPQYGRVALQLSRGRDIAPTHFYVGGDPVVKAVAEFVGGCGAGRIYAGLQPDGTLKPCVFMPIPVGNLRERPFWDIWESNPLLKALRDRNRLKGFCSKCPYRNMCGGCRARAYAYFGDPLAPDPGCIYNMRYWKEIAREPQESRHQYQLLQVSPKTILQNPLYITTSI from the coding sequence TTGGTCAATGAGGTACTCGATTCTAAGAGATCTAGCAGAAGAAGTGGTATTGGGGCTTTGCTGGCTGGTGTTAGACTACTATTCAACAACCCTATTGCGCGTGCTATTCTAAAGGCAGCTACAGTTGAGTCTTGCTGTACCTATGGGGATATATGTATAAGTGCCTCTGTGATATATCATGCCCTGTCTATGTATGCTGGCGAGAGTGTTTTATGTCCCGTTGTAACAAGGTTGATGGGAACAATAATCGATAGTATTATAGATGTTGGTATAAAGCTTCTTAGTGGAAGAGAGGAGGAGGTCATTGAAGCGCTTAAAGACCCTGCCATAAGACGTGGAGTTGCAACTGTGCTAAAGGGGCTGGGGCTATACGGTGTAACAGTTCCACAGAAGTTGCCAGCGCCATTCATGATAGTGTGGAACTTCACCAACATGTGCAACCTTAAATGCAAACACTGTTACCAGAGAGCTGACAAGCCACTGCCGAATGAGCTCAGCTTGAAGGAGAAGCTGATGGTTGTTGATCAGCTTGATAGAGCTGGTGTTGCAGCCATAGCTTTGAGTGGTGGAGAGCCAACTATACACCCACACTTCTATATAGTTCTACACGAAATAGCTTCGAGGGGTATGTACACAGCTGTTGCAACAAATGGGTGGGTCTTCGCAGACATGGAGAAAATTGAAAAGGCGAAGAAACTTGGACTAAGATATGTCGAGGTATCTGTCGACAGTGCAAATCCTGTGAAACACGATGAGTTTAGAGGTGTTAGAGGCTCGTGGGAGAGGGCGGTCAAGGCGCTTGAGAATGCTGTGAAGCTTGGGCTGAACCATGCGATGGCCGTCACAATAACTAAGATGAACATTGATGAGGTTGACGATATCCTTGATCTTGCTGAGAGCATTGGCGTTAAAAGAGTTGTTTTCTTCAATTTTGTGCCAACTGGAAGAGGAGAGGAGAACAGATACCTTGATCTAGATCCAATAGAAAGAGAGGAGTTTCTCAGAACAATATATAGGGAGATGGGTAGGAGGAAGCTGGAGATACTGAGCACAGCGCCACAATACGGGAGGGTAGCACTACAGCTAAGCAGAGGAAGGGACATAGCGCCAACACACTTCTATGTGGGTGGCGACCCAGTGGTAAAGGCAGTTGCAGAGTTTGTCGGTGGTTGTGGGGCTGGGAGGATATACGCAGGGCTCCAACCAGATGGAACACTCAAACCATGTGTATTCATGCCAATACCTGTAGGCAACTTGAGGGAAAGGCCATTCTGGGACATCTGGGAGAGCAACCCACTACTCAAAGCGTTGAGGGATAGAAATAGGCTCAAAGGGTTCTGCTCAAAATGTCCATACAGAAACATGTGTGGAGGGTGTAGAGCAAGGGCATACGCATATTTCGGAGATCCACTAGCGCCCGACCCAGGATGCATATACAACATGAGGTACTGGAAAGAGATAGCTAGAGAGCCTCAGGAAAGTAGACATCAATATCAGTTGTTGCAGGTGAGCCCAAAAACAATATTGCAAAACCCTCTATACATCACCACCAGCATCTAA
- a CDS encoding alpha-L-arabinofuranosidase C-terminal domain-containing protein — MFKADVYIDVSSIISKLDKRIYGQFIEHLGRCIYGGIWVGERSSIPNLRGFRLDVLETVKAIKPTVVRWPGGNFVSQYHWLDGVGPREGRPKRFDLAWGQVEPNEFGTDEFIEWARLVGAEPYIVVNAGNGTPEEAAAWVEYCNSTKDTYYVNLRRRYGHPEPCNVKLWGIGNELWGRWQVGFCRDAEECGWRTVQFADHMRRIDPTTKLVAVGVDNDPEWNVDMIRIAGEYIDYLSIHTYIFTDRQGKRYEDLVAWPIKIEENLKSIYNVIQQTKWKYKIKRDIRIAFDEWNVWYPEAQPPYLEQITSVRDAVLTALVLNALQRLSKIVPIATFAQTVNVLPLMLTKDDRILLTPQYLVFRLYSETREGDVVTAYVASPTYRSEELDMLVPYIDASAVKVDNKLYLYIVNRHPEEEAQIHLHIKGLEPSTVIHKYVAGSSIDDKNTFEEPNRVRIEEGVPQTREVLTIPPHSANLLIIS; from the coding sequence GTGTTTAAAGCAGATGTCTATATAGATGTCTCCTCGATTATATCGAAACTTGATAAGAGGATCTATGGTCAGTTTATAGAGCATCTTGGTAGGTGTATCTATGGCGGTATATGGGTTGGTGAGAGGTCTAGCATACCGAATCTGAGGGGCTTTAGACTCGATGTTTTAGAGACTGTCAAGGCCATTAAGCCCACTGTTGTTAGGTGGCCTGGCGGAAACTTTGTTTCCCAATACCACTGGCTCGATGGTGTTGGGCCTAGGGAGGGTAGGCCAAAGAGATTCGACTTGGCTTGGGGACAGGTCGAGCCAAACGAGTTTGGAACCGACGAGTTTATTGAGTGGGCTAGGCTTGTTGGTGCAGAGCCCTACATAGTTGTCAATGCCGGTAATGGGACTCCTGAGGAGGCTGCTGCATGGGTCGAATACTGCAACTCTACAAAGGATACATACTACGTTAACCTCAGGAGGAGATATGGTCATCCAGAGCCTTGCAACGTCAAGTTGTGGGGTATTGGAAACGAGTTGTGGGGTAGGTGGCAGGTGGGGTTCTGTAGAGATGCTGAGGAGTGTGGGTGGAGAACAGTACAATTCGCTGATCATATGAGGAGAATAGATCCAACAACAAAGCTTGTTGCTGTGGGGGTTGACAATGACCCTGAATGGAATGTTGATATGATTAGAATAGCCGGTGAATACATAGATTACCTATCCATACACACTTACATCTTCACAGATAGGCAGGGAAAGAGATACGAGGATCTTGTTGCATGGCCTATAAAGATAGAGGAGAATCTGAAGAGCATATACAACGTTATTCAGCAGACCAAGTGGAAATACAAGATAAAGAGGGATATAAGGATAGCATTCGACGAGTGGAATGTCTGGTATCCGGAGGCGCAGCCCCCATACCTAGAGCAGATAACAAGCGTTAGAGACGCTGTGTTAACAGCGCTTGTGCTAAACGCTCTTCAGAGGCTATCGAAGATAGTCCCAATAGCAACATTTGCACAAACAGTAAATGTGTTGCCGCTGATGCTAACGAAAGACGATAGAATTCTTCTAACACCACAATACCTTGTGTTTAGACTGTATTCAGAGACTAGAGAAGGTGATGTGGTTACAGCATATGTGGCATCACCTACATATAGATCAGAAGAACTCGACATGCTAGTTCCATACATAGACGCCTCAGCAGTGAAGGTAGACAACAAGTTATATCTCTACATTGTTAACAGGCATCCAGAGGAAGAAGCCCAGATACATCTGCACATAAAAGGCCTGGAGCCATCAACAGTTATACACAAGTATGTGGCGGGGTCCTCCATAGACGATAAAAACACATTCGAAGAGCCAAACAGAGTCAGAATAGAGGAGGGGGTGCCACAAACAAGAGAAGTGCTAACAATACCACCACACTCAGCAAACCTACTAATAATATCGTAA
- a CDS encoding glycoside hydrolase family 127 protein, whose protein sequence is MEEVFVVNVSKSPYAKLCPVPLNRVKVSDGFWRQKLELLAKVVLKHQFSMLEDTGRLENFRRASGKGVGGYVGRFWFNDSDVYKVIEASAYALVHVYDNELYNLVTQAIEDVVSAQMPNGYLNTFIQLNNLERWSNLAWSHELYCAGHLIQAGIATRRALNDQKLFDAAKRFANLISDVFGWGRLEAGDGHPEIELALIELYRETGERKYLETAKFFIDFRGRKRIANLHKVPYPLLFFSHEYLVDHENIRDMQDFVGSHAVRTLYLFAGATDLYLETGEERLIEALKRLWRKTLLKMYITGGLGSRYEGESFGEDYELPNERAYSETCAAVAGVMWAWRMFLAIGDAEYMDVLETILYNAALAGISLDGIRYFYVNPLADYHAKHERSQWYECACCPPNIARLIAYVPEMIYAISKQRQEIWINLFIGSKAEISLNGNRIGVEMKTNYPWDGNIEIRVYPEKSDEFSLRIRIPRWAEGARISVENIVYEPKIGEYAELKKVWNWGDTVKIALPVKPRLVKPHPWIESDYSKVAIARGPLVYAVEEIDNGFDVRNLAIDPENTRFEEEFKEDLLGGIVVVKGTGYLIDTSNWKNTLYTDYTRGWVAKETKFMAIPYHLWNNRGRTRMTVWIKSLRNFKNMV, encoded by the coding sequence TTGGAAGAAGTATTCGTTGTTAATGTTAGTAAAAGCCCCTATGCAAAGCTTTGTCCTGTGCCTTTGAATAGGGTTAAAGTATCTGATGGCTTTTGGAGACAAAAGCTTGAGTTGTTAGCTAAGGTGGTTTTGAAGCATCAGTTTAGCATGCTTGAGGATACTGGAAGGCTTGAGAATTTTAGAAGGGCTTCTGGTAAGGGGGTTGGTGGCTATGTTGGGAGGTTCTGGTTTAATGATTCAGATGTCTATAAGGTTATCGAGGCATCTGCATATGCACTTGTTCACGTCTATGACAATGAGCTCTACAATCTTGTTACACAAGCTATAGAAGATGTTGTATCTGCTCAGATGCCCAACGGATATCTCAACACCTTTATACAGCTTAATAATCTTGAGAGGTGGTCTAACTTAGCATGGTCTCACGAACTCTATTGCGCAGGACACTTAATTCAAGCAGGTATTGCAACCAGAAGAGCTTTGAATGATCAGAAGCTTTTTGATGCTGCAAAAAGGTTTGCTAATCTCATTTCTGATGTCTTTGGCTGGGGTAGGCTAGAGGCCGGTGATGGCCATCCAGAAATAGAGCTTGCCTTGATAGAGCTTTATCGCGAAACTGGGGAGAGGAAGTATCTTGAAACTGCTAAATTCTTCATCGATTTCAGGGGTAGGAAAAGAATTGCTAATCTCCACAAAGTTCCATATCCACTACTATTCTTTAGCCATGAGTATCTTGTTGACCATGAAAATATCAGGGATATGCAGGATTTTGTTGGAAGCCATGCTGTAAGAACACTATACTTGTTCGCAGGCGCAACAGATCTCTATCTTGAGACGGGGGAAGAGAGGCTTATAGAGGCTCTAAAGAGGCTTTGGAGAAAAACGCTTTTGAAAATGTATATAACTGGTGGGCTTGGATCAAGATACGAGGGAGAGTCGTTTGGCGAAGACTATGAGCTTCCAAATGAGAGAGCCTATAGCGAAACATGTGCAGCTGTAGCAGGTGTTATGTGGGCATGGAGAATGTTTCTAGCCATAGGAGATGCAGAATATATGGACGTCTTAGAAACTATACTGTATAACGCTGCATTAGCTGGGATATCTCTTGATGGTATAAGATACTTCTACGTAAATCCGCTTGCAGATTATCATGCAAAACATGAGAGGAGCCAATGGTATGAATGTGCATGTTGTCCGCCCAATATAGCTAGGCTGATAGCATATGTTCCAGAGATGATCTATGCTATTTCAAAGCAGAGGCAAGAGATATGGATAAACCTATTCATTGGTAGTAAAGCAGAGATTTCCTTGAATGGCAATAGAATTGGGGTTGAGATGAAGACGAATTATCCATGGGATGGAAATATCGAGATTAGGGTATACCCAGAGAAATCAGATGAGTTCTCGTTGAGGATAAGGATTCCTAGATGGGCTGAGGGAGCAAGAATTAGTGTTGAAAACATTGTATACGAGCCTAAGATAGGAGAATATGCAGAGCTCAAGAAGGTGTGGAATTGGGGAGACACAGTAAAAATAGCGTTGCCTGTGAAACCCAGGCTTGTAAAGCCTCATCCATGGATTGAAAGCGATTATAGTAAAGTAGCAATTGCGAGAGGACCACTTGTCTACGCTGTTGAGGAAATAGATAATGGCTTTGATGTGAGAAACCTTGCCATAGATCCAGAGAATACAAGGTTCGAGGAAGAGTTTAAAGAGGATTTGCTTGGGGGAATAGTTGTTGTTAAGGGAACAGGCTATCTAATAGATACCTCAAACTGGAAAAACACCCTATACACTGATTACACAAGGGGTTGGGTGGCTAAGGAAACAAAGTTTATGGCTATACCATATCATCTTTGGAACAATAGAGGTAGGACAAGAATGACTGTGTGGATTAAGAGTCTTAGAAATTTCAAGAATATGGTTTAA
- a CDS encoding alpha/beta fold hydrolase, translating to MPCVERPLTFPSGGFDLSAYIHIASVGTSHMVLMLHGFTGNKIEVNRLFVDIARALCRNGVSVFRFDYRGHGESPLDFEEFRFEYALEDSENALKYVREMYKPRKLFLIGLSMGGHIATRLAAFHSNEVSGAILLSPALNFVELGRGLKSFAQKVGGYYILGPNRLSEEGVESLLRYNALELADRIKIPILIIHAKEDQIVPYTQSQQLFEKLLHKDKKLILLDSGGHVFSTYESKTRVIEEIVNWIKQRI from the coding sequence ATGCCATGTGTCGAAAGGCCATTGACTTTTCCTAGTGGAGGCTTTGATCTGTCTGCTTATATCCATATTGCCTCTGTGGGCACTAGTCACATGGTTTTGATGCTCCATGGCTTTACTGGTAATAAGATAGAAGTTAACAGGCTTTTTGTTGATATTGCAAGGGCTTTGTGTAGAAATGGGGTTTCTGTTTTCAGATTTGATTATAGAGGCCATGGAGAGTCTCCTCTTGATTTTGAGGAATTCAGGTTTGAATATGCATTGGAGGACTCTGAAAACGCATTGAAATATGTTAGAGAGATGTATAAACCTAGGAAACTGTTTCTAATAGGCCTCAGCATGGGAGGGCATATAGCAACAAGGCTTGCAGCATTTCATAGCAACGAGGTTTCGGGTGCAATACTCTTGTCACCGGCGCTAAATTTTGTTGAGCTTGGAAGAGGTTTGAAGAGCTTTGCACAAAAAGTTGGTGGATACTACATCTTAGGGCCAAACAGATTAAGTGAAGAAGGTGTTGAGAGTCTATTAAGATACAATGCGTTGGAGCTTGCCGATCGCATTAAAATACCCATTCTAATAATACATGCGAAAGAAGATCAGATAGTTCCATATACACAATCACAGCAACTCTTCGAAAAGCTTCTACACAAAGACAAAAAGCTTATACTCTTGGATAGTGGGGGCCACGTTTTCTCGACCTACGAATCAAAGACTAGGGTTATAGAAGAGATTGTGAATTGGATAAAGCAGAGAATATAA
- a CDS encoding ABC transporter permease produces the protein MALSQLVKRELRVFLKSPGYIATLIILAVFYSILGNLIGETIKIGAEASEAGICVVFEENSSVITTLANLLNKSFNGKVYTCSSLQEAISRCSIGVAISRGFTENVTSPQRGISLKGFVKLSSFSMSSGNSMRDRLLSFSQALERLLPIAIGMEHNIGLDSSKSIHINTSVILFNNVVSEYEYYVIASVATTLPFFISIILAINAISATATVTMEKTEKAFEMLLAQPVKRRDIVLAKIIGSSISSIVYGVLTLLNMFISILVPVLQTSSQLAIQLQNASIASTIFSSIIYALIPASIVLGLIMTGSIGIIIGSITSDENTAGGLSTIILFIFLGAGFAAAFIGLPPTAFTAILAGSTVALLPYAYALFLLSGNGTLVALSIATSIAVCIALIYTAITIFNRDVIIAGLEVSIRRKER, from the coding sequence ATGGCCCTTTCACAACTTGTGAAGAGAGAACTCCGAGTTTTTCTCAAGAGCCCTGGCTACATAGCCACCCTCATAATTCTAGCTGTTTTCTATAGCATTCTTGGGAATTTGATTGGCGAGACAATCAAGATTGGGGCTGAGGCTAGCGAGGCGGGTATATGCGTAGTCTTTGAAGAGAACAGCAGCGTCATCACAACCTTGGCAAACCTGCTCAACAAGTCGTTCAATGGAAAGGTATACACATGTTCATCTCTTCAAGAAGCCATCTCTAGGTGTAGCATAGGAGTGGCTATATCGAGGGGGTTCACAGAGAATGTCACCTCCCCACAGAGGGGCATTAGCTTAAAGGGTTTTGTAAAACTCTCGTCTTTTTCCATGTCCAGCGGAAATTCGATGCGAGACAGGCTCCTATCTTTTTCACAAGCACTTGAAAGGCTCTTGCCCATAGCCATAGGTATGGAACACAACATCGGTTTAGACTCGTCGAAGTCGATACACATAAACACCTCTGTTATACTATTCAACAACGTTGTTAGCGAATATGAATACTATGTAATTGCATCGGTTGCAACAACACTACCATTTTTCATCTCCATAATCCTCGCGATAAACGCTATATCAGCTACAGCTACAGTGACTATGGAGAAAACTGAGAAGGCTTTTGAAATGCTTTTGGCCCAGCCGGTTAAGAGAAGAGACATTGTATTGGCCAAGATCATTGGGTCATCAATATCGTCGATAGTATACGGGGTTCTAACCTTGTTGAATATGTTCATCTCGATCTTGGTGCCTGTTCTACAAACCTCCTCACAGTTGGCAATCCAGCTACAGAATGCAAGTATAGCATCAACGATTTTTAGCAGCATTATTTACGCTCTAATACCGGCATCTATTGTTTTGGGACTCATAATGACAGGCTCAATAGGCATTATAATAGGGTCTATAACATCTGATGAAAATACAGCAGGTGGTTTATCGACAATAATACTGTTTATCTTCCTCGGAGCAGGGTTTGCGGCTGCATTCATAGGGCTTCCACCAACAGCATTCACAGCAATTTTAGCTGGCTCAACAGTGGCTCTACTACCCTACGCCTACGCACTATTTTTGTTGTCGGGAAATGGAACTCTTGTTGCATTGTCCATAGCAACCAGCATAGCTGTTTGCATAGCTCTGATCTATACAGCTATAACTATATTTAATAGAGATGTTATCATAGCTGGTTTGGAGGTGTCTATAAGGAGAAAAGAGAGATAG
- a CDS encoding FumA C-terminus/TtdB family hydratase beta subunit, whose protein sequence is MTVYKLRAPLKEEDIKELRAGDTVYVSGIVYTARDAAHRRFVEYLREGKELPFNLSNSAIYHCGPVAVKEGDKWRIVSAGPTTSMRMEPYEHIAIERLGVKMIIGKGGMGKKTAEACKKHGAVYTVFTGGAGVLAAQAIKRVVEVYWLDLGMPEAIWKLDVEDFGPLTVAIDSTGRNIIDEVIKIAIERKKRMLSQENEDK, encoded by the coding sequence GTGACTGTATATAAGCTTAGGGCACCTCTGAAAGAAGAGGATATTAAAGAGCTAAGGGCAGGAGATACAGTTTATGTATCAGGCATTGTATACACAGCTAGAGATGCCGCTCATAGAAGATTTGTAGAGTATCTGAGAGAAGGGAAGGAACTACCATTTAATTTAAGTAACAGCGCCATATACCATTGTGGCCCAGTTGCAGTAAAGGAGGGGGATAAGTGGAGAATAGTTTCAGCAGGCCCAACAACAAGTATGAGGATGGAGCCATACGAACATATAGCTATAGAGAGACTGGGTGTTAAGATGATCATAGGCAAAGGTGGTATGGGAAAGAAGACTGCAGAGGCATGTAAAAAACATGGAGCTGTCTACACAGTATTCACAGGTGGGGCAGGCGTTTTAGCCGCGCAAGCAATAAAAAGAGTTGTAGAAGTTTATTGGTTGGATCTTGGAATGCCAGAGGCCATCTGGAAGCTAGATGTAGAAGATTTCGGGCCACTCACCGTAGCTATAGACTCAACAGGTAGGAACATCATAGACGAGGTTATAAAAATAGCCATTGAGAGAAAGAAGAGAATGCTAAGCCAAGAAAACGAAGATAAATGA
- a CDS encoding fumarate hydratase gives MDLKDAIIRAVVDGLHKAVVYLPRDVKEAIKRVYEEESSPAAKAHLEAILRNIELAEKLDSPLCQDTGIITFYVRIGTGFPGTQYIEEALVEAVRRATLAIPLRPNSVDPFTGRNSGDNTGRYVPVIFWDGFRQDDNLEIVIVPKGGGSEYVSTFAMGVPGKGIENIKEIVLDAVIRAGAMPCPPTIIGVGIGGTADLAMHLARKAATIRRVGSRHPDPHVSELEEELLRMVNSLGIGAMGMGGTTSTALAVHIEYAYRHPATYPIAIAFQCWAARRAIVTIEPSGKYYIEQ, from the coding sequence ATGGATCTAAAAGATGCTATAATTAGAGCTGTTGTAGACGGTCTGCATAAAGCTGTAGTCTATCTCCCCAGAGATGTTAAGGAGGCTATTAAGAGGGTTTATGAAGAAGAGTCGTCGCCTGCGGCGAAGGCACATCTAGAGGCTATTCTTAGAAATATTGAACTTGCTGAGAAGCTTGACTCGCCGCTTTGCCAAGACACAGGAATAATAACCTTTTACGTTAGGATTGGAACTGGGTTTCCAGGTACTCAATACATTGAAGAGGCTTTGGTTGAGGCCGTTAGGAGAGCTACACTAGCTATTCCTCTGAGACCAAATAGTGTTGATCCTTTTACTGGTCGAAATAGTGGTGATAATACTGGTAGATATGTGCCAGTTATTTTCTGGGATGGTTTTAGACAAGATGATAACCTTGAAATTGTTATTGTTCCAAAAGGAGGAGGCTCTGAATATGTCTCAACATTTGCTATGGGGGTTCCAGGCAAGGGTATTGAGAATATAAAGGAGATTGTTCTAGATGCTGTTATTAGAGCCGGCGCAATGCCTTGTCCACCAACAATAATCGGCGTTGGCATTGGGGGCACAGCCGATCTTGCAATGCATTTAGCTAGAAAAGCTGCTACAATAAGAAGGGTTGGGTCTAGGCATCCAGATCCCCATGTCTCAGAGCTTGAGGAGGAGCTACTAAGGATGGTTAATAGCCTTGGTATAGGTGCTATGGGGATGGGTGGAACAACATCAACAGCTCTAGCTGTACACATAGAATATGCCTATAGGCACCCAGCTACATATCCAATAGCTATAGCCTTTCAGTGCTGGGCGGCTAGAAGAGCAATTGTAACTATAGAGCCTAGTGGGAAATACTATATCGAGCAGTAG
- a CDS encoding DUF72 domain-containing protein, which yields MSRQKYYSLFDVVELQDTFYDPPDPDKLSRLVSEAPPGFVFAMKAWQAITHPPDSPTWRRARVVPDKSLSNRYGFLRPTKEVFDAWEKIVEGAKALNAKVVVIQTPPSFGHTEENYRNALEFFASASTQNFLIGWEPRGTWLQNRDKIADIVSRFKNVIHVVDPFKTLPVVDKEVTYFRLHGIGEGEVNYRYKYTEQDLKNLISIVRKALEKSGEVFVLFNNVYMAQDAQTFKALTKAIQ from the coding sequence ATGTCTAGACAAAAATACTACTCGCTATTCGATGTTGTTGAGCTCCAGGATACCTTCTATGATCCTCCAGATCCAGATAAGTTGAGTAGATTAGTGAGTGAGGCGCCACCTGGTTTTGTGTTCGCTATGAAGGCTTGGCAGGCAATTACGCATCCACCTGATTCGCCAACGTGGAGAAGGGCTAGGGTTGTTCCAGATAAGAGCCTATCCAACAGATATGGATTTCTAAGACCAACTAAAGAGGTTTTCGATGCATGGGAAAAAATTGTTGAAGGTGCTAAAGCTTTAAATGCAAAAGTAGTTGTTATTCAGACCCCGCCAAGTTTTGGGCATACAGAGGAGAACTATAGGAACGCTTTAGAGTTCTTCGCATCAGCATCAACACAGAACTTCTTAATTGGTTGGGAGCCTAGAGGAACATGGCTACAGAACAGGGATAAGATAGCCGATATAGTCTCTAGATTTAAGAATGTCATTCATGTTGTTGATCCATTTAAAACCCTTCCAGTAGTTGATAAGGAGGTAACATATTTTAGATTACATGGTATTGGTGAGGGAGAGGTTAACTACAGATATAAGTACACAGAACAAGACCTCAAAAACCTTATTAGCATTGTTAGAAAAGCTTTGGAGAAAAGCGGGGAAGTGTTCGTATTATTTAACAATGTTTACATGGCTCAAGACGCACAAACATTCAAAGCATTAACCAAAGCAATACAGTAA
- a CDS encoding antitoxin family protein produces the protein MAKVIRVKYENGVLKPLEPVDLEEGEELVVVVRDKSFYRLALSTTFEAKRSVDEILEEVRKRDRKLY, from the coding sequence GTGGCTAAGGTAATAAGAGTGAAGTATGAGAATGGTGTGTTAAAGCCTCTTGAGCCTGTGGATCTAGAGGAAGGGGAAGAGTTAGTGGTTGTAGTGCGGGATAAGAGTTTCTATAGGCTAGCCCTATCCACCACCTTTGAGGCTAAGAGAAGCGTGGACGAAATCCTAGAAGAGGTTCGCAAGCGTGACAGAAAACTCTACTGA